In the genome of Thunnus albacares chromosome 16, fThuAlb1.1, whole genome shotgun sequence, the window TTTCaatcaaaaatgtgttaaagtgCTTACCCGCGTTGGTGGTCTGGCTGTTTGAATTGATTTTTCCCCCCCTCATTATTATTGTAGTTAGCAGTCACACTTgacttcacttcacttcttttctcttcaaTCAAATATATGTATTTAGTGAGGACATTACATACGTATTAATTTGTGATAATTAGTTTTTGGAATTGGAGAACGAATTTAGAACACTTGAAGAAAAATCTCAATTCATACATgaagctatttttttttcagaatttttaaaaatttctcCCCATTTAGTGTATAAATTTTGAGTTTGCCTTGCTGACTTATGTGCTTTAATAATcctcaaaaaatataaatctttcTTCAGATTTCCGAGGCTAAGACAGAGGCAGAGCCAGACAAGAACCAGGGCCGCTACAATCTGCGCCGTAGGAAGGACGACGTAGATGCCAAAGCTGTCGAGGCCAAACCCgagcagctggaggagaagaaggtCAAGCTGGTTGCAGCTCCTGCTGCCGCTCTCTCCACCCCTCTTGACTTTGGAGGGAAGATAGGTAGGTTCCAGGATGTGCAGTATGCAGCTAGTAGTCTGGGAAGGATCTTTAAAGCAAAGTCTCCATACAGTTTGATTTTTTGGCCAGACCAGTTACACCCTTGTACAAGTCCAGTGCTGTTAAAGTGCACAAAACTATTGTTAGTCACACTTCAGTTAATTAATGTGTACATTTTCCATTGACATATTAAAGGGTCTGCTCACCAAATCGCAAAAACAGTTTGACAGTATGAGCTGGAATTGCCTGTCTGACAAAGTCTAAACAGTTAACAGTTATATCTAGTTATGACACAATTGCCCTGTTTTGACTAAAAGCTCAGGTATTTTGGAACCACAGGAACTAATCCCAGGAACTAAATTTGGAACTAAAAGTCCCTGTAGGGCAGTCCTGTTTGCGTTTCCACTGCATCTGAGGAACCAGATCATGCAAATTAGACCCATGAGGAATTAAAAAATTACAGCAGCTTGAAAGGTAGCATtcacacatgaggaaaaaacaacacaggtttgtcCTGTTGTTCATTTTACTTACTGCTGCGTGAGTTGGATGTaacgaatgaatgaaaaggagaaatgcagaggaggaaaatggaaCTGAAGCTAAGAGCATTTCCACAGTGAATCATGTGCTGAGTGTTCTCCCTaccaccgctccctctcttcatccaatctctagctcgctcgacccGTGCTTgctcacgctctctctctctttttctcttggtTTTTTTTAACGTGTCAGGAAGCAGACAACAATAAATTTAACCTTaacaaatgaagagaaacatCCTCCCCTCATCCTAAACTGGTCCTAAATCGATACTAGAGTACcttcttgttttatgaatgaagcgcTACACAAGTGAGAGCAgctgcattgtgtgtgtttgactaaTCAGTGACGGTCATCCCTGCAAGACGGAGCACTTGGGAAACGATGATGTCACACCTCAATTTGCACGTGCCCATTGTTGCTTTGTGTAATGAGCATGCACTTGACACAACAACTACCGCCAAAGGAAATAAGCTTGATACACATGCTCAGAATGTTCCACTCTGGCTTTTGACATATCATTGATGTAGACTTTGTCGCCACCTACTGGCCCAGTAAGCTTGTTTGAGTGTTTGTAGTTGTTTGTGCATTCTCGTCTGTATGgaaatattttgtaaaactaTGATAATTTGGGCagaagttttttattttttaaaaaaatatcagtttagAAAAGTATACGTGTGGTCAAGGTGTTAATTTATACCCTGGTCCCTCCAGTGGAAATGCAAGTAGAAGTGAGTTCCTCAGAAGGTTCCCTGGGGAAAGTTTATGTGGTTGAAGCGCGGTTAATGCTGATTTTTCAAACATGTGCATCACTAGGTCAGCTATGAGACTCCCTTGTATTTTGTCAGTGCAAAACCAGTCAGTGAatgaatctgtgtgtttgtttgtctataTCAATGTGGTTTTTATCTAGACATGCATACATGTTGTAATAAACCGATGACATTGTTGACCTTGCTGTGTCTTCCCCTGCTTCCAGGAGCGTACTTCTGGCTGCTCTTCCTGCCCGTCTGCGTTCTTCTCCTGATACTCCAAGTCAAACAGGATGACCCAAGCCTGACCAACTTCCCCCCTCCTCTGCCCCCTCTCGAGGCTTTCTGGGATGCTCAGGCTCTTGGCTGTGTCATCGTGTGGATCTTATTCCAGGCCCTGCTCTACATCCTGCCTGTTGGAAAGGTGAACTATACACACAAAGATGCATGCATGAGttgtagaaattaaaaaaatcagtgaagtTGTACACAAATGCAGTATGTTCCCCCTACTCTTCTATATAGTAGCGTGTAATACTACAGTATTCTCCTGAACCCAGTACAAACACTTACAGTAAGGTGGTCGCTGGCTAGCTCTCTGTATTCACTAGTACTGGAAAGACACACATGAACTGGCACatgactttttctgtttgttagCTCTGGCAGGAAGCAGAAATTAGATTATAGGTCAGGAGTAACAGTTAATGAGATACTCCACAGGAAATAGGAAGCCTTTGTTCTTTCCCTCCTGATTCATAATCTCTGCCTCTTGATATCTAACACTATCTAAGATTACTCTTTAAGTGATAGATCATCCACAATTTTCTGTCCGGTAGTTCAGTCCAATGTGTGTCTTTACTATAAAAATCTTAGTTGGTATCTGAATTGAACTTAAACTTGTGAACAGAATGTTAGTGGTGTTTATTCCTGACTGAGCCCCCCTCTGGCAGCATTATCATTATCCAGTGGGGTCCATAAGTTTTAGCATGCATGTGTTTACTTGTGAGTAAGTGACCTGTTCCCACCATGACTTTTCCTACAGTTAAGGAAAATGTGCTCTAGGTCAGCTGTTAATCTCCTTTTttccctgtttctctctttaGCTGAGTGAAGGAATGCCACTGAGGTCTGGGGGGAAGCTGAAGTACAGAACCAATGGTGAGTCTCTGCCTACTTCTTTACAATCAATTAGTATCTGTAACCGCACTTGAGCTaaagttgaatgaatgaatgtgttttttgttgtttcaagTAAACTCAGATGCATTGATATCATGTTATCGTTACCATTCATCAATTCTGACAAATGATCATGAAGTGCTGGCAGATTTATTACTTGAACTGATTATTTGGGATATTAAGGTACAATGCTGTTAGTTTTGAcacattaaacatttatctTTCAACTTCCTTTCTttgtaatttaaatttaatttcattcattttaattccGCAATCCAATTATTTCGTGTTACGTGTTCACAGAGACAGCGGCTCCTGAACACATGGCtcatgaaactcagatcaaactgtcaaactaggcagtgctgatcaaatatgaatcaaaattctgttactgcattgcctcaAATCAGAAGCATACTTTCATggactgtttagctgtaatatgagaaagtttgtgacccagctgccatgttgaaaacagacaaGCCAAAACCAAGCTCCGCCCAACTAACAGTAACTTCAAGTAGCCAGAGACATGTCAATCAAAACGTGTTCTGCCACAGTCTTGAGAAATGGTCTAAGCAGTAAAATGAGCTGGTTTTTTGAACTAGGTTTTCTAATAGATAggaatgtttatttttgctcagatttttgtggatgcttaatgagacGCTCAACTTTGATATCTTAcatgcatttttactatttcaagcCAAATTTGCAGAGGCTTTAAACCTGTCTGTGTCCCTGCAGGTTTCTTTGCCATCTCAGTGAGTGCTGTAGcagttgcagcagcggtctATCAGGGTGTTGACCTCACCTACATCCACAGCAACTTCCTGCAGCTAGCCGCGGCCACCTTCCTCATCTCCGTCCTGCTCAGCATCTACCTGTATGTCCGCTCTCGCTACGCTGCCCCAGACCAGCTGGCACTGGGGGGAAACTCCGGTAAGAGAAAACATCCACAGTCATTGACCCACTGATCAGATGCAATCTGTTGttcctcttttgttcttttattgtttttgattgttgtCTGCTTTAAATTTGCACAGTTGTGTGATTTACTTTCACTCCTTCTGTTTCTCCAGGTAATGTGATTTATGACTTTTTCAAAGGACATGAGCTCAACCCCCGCATCAAAGACTTTGATTTGAAGTTCTTCTGTGAGATGCGCCCTGGACTGATTGGCTGGGTGAGTCGTCATTGGACAACTGGGGCAGACTTCATTTACTTCTCTTTCTGTACAATACCTGTAACTGAAAATGACCTCTGGGTCTTAACTGTGTAACACAACTAACTGCAGGCCTCACTTGATCTGTTTCAAGTGTGCTTATTTTATATACACATTGCGCTCTCTGGTGGCCGTATGTGGAATCAATGTAATTTGCTCTGCAGGTTTAATGTTAGACGTGTGGAGGTCTGGTGCGCTGTCAGGGCTGCACTGATTTGTttctctgaagctgtgaatgaaaGTTGGCTGATATTTCCATAAATGGATATAAAACATTCTGTATTTAAACAACCGAGCAAGTTTTCATAATGATCCTGGATTTGTTGTGTGTCATTCAGTGTTTGATCAACTTTGCGATGGCGCTGGCAGagatgaagcagcagcagctggatgCTCCATCCCACGCAATGATCCTGGTGAACCTCTTCCAGCTGCTCTATGTGGTGGACGGCCTGTGGAACGAGGTACGCTCAGAAGACAATAATGAACAATTACACGTGTTATAACCGGGACTTTTTCTCACAAATATCACTCAAAGGGGATTTAATGAAACACATTGACAAAGAAACCATCTTTTAAAAATGGGTTTAACTGACTAACGAGTGATGACTGCACATGTCATTCGTTCCTTCTTCTCTCAGGAGGCCATCCTGACCACCATTGACTTGATGCACGATGGTTTCGGCTTCATGCTGGCATTCGGTGATCTGGTGTGGGTTCCTTTTACTTACACCCTGCAGGCCTATTACCTTGTCAACCACCCAAACCCGCTGAGCCCGCTGGCAGTCTCAGTCATCGTCTCACTCAAACGTAAGAAGGAGCAGAGATCCTCACTGATCGGATTATTTCAGATGATGACGTTTATTCCTTCAACATGTTGgtggtgattttatttcaaTCGTTGGAGTAGTAAAACGTTTCCTTTGGTTTCTGTCTTTCAGTCATCGGCTTCTACATCTTCAGGAAATCCAACTCTGAGAAAAACGCCTTCAGGAGAAACCCATCAGACCCCAAACTGTCCCGTAAGTTCTCCTCCAGGCGTAGAGCAGCTTATGTCAtggttatgtttttatttattgctcCGTAAGGGGAAAATTATAAAAGCTTTATCATCTCATCTCAATCTCATGTTTATGTCTTTAAGTAATTCAATTATAGATATTGTTTATTCACACcatccctctttttttccacaataattttttccacatttgatgctaaaatgatatttaaagatcagatttctttgtctctcattggttatctgtttttctgttctcttcAGATCTGAAGACCATCCCCACAGCTACAGGGAAGAGTCTGCTGGTGTCTGGCTGGTGGGGTGTAGTCCGCCATCCTAACTACTTGGGAGACCTCATCATGGCTCTGGCCTGGTCACTACCCTGTGGTGAGTTGGCTTAACATTTGCACCTCAAGTAATCAAACATGAAGGGTGCCTATTTCATAAATCAAGGCGCAGGACAAAGAGAACAGCTAAGTACGCCCAAAGTACTTCTAGTGTTTTTCATGGCTACAGGCGTGCACATGCAGACATGGTGTGAAAAGGAACAATCTGTTATCATACATTAGTATTATAGTAGATG includes:
- the lbr gene encoding delta(14)-sterol reductase LBR → MPTVKYQKGDKVMGRWPGSSLYYEVKVLRFDTKSQLYTVIYKDGTELELKEQDIKSAAGFQARSRSRSRSRSRSPGRRRSRSRSPARTSRRSSSRTAAAVAAATTTDSAPSSRRDIKLKDALEVRLSPLQQTKAAENNSNNKHEKREEKQKEENNTANIVNEISEAKTEAEPDKNQGRYNLRRRKDDVDAKAVEAKPEQLEEKKVKLVAAPAAALSTPLDFGGKIGAYFWLLFLPVCVLLLILQVKQDDPSLTNFPPPLPPLEAFWDAQALGCVIVWILFQALLYILPVGKLSEGMPLRSGGKLKYRTNGFFAISVSAVAVAAAVYQGVDLTYIHSNFLQLAAATFLISVLLSIYLYVRSRYAAPDQLALGGNSGNVIYDFFKGHELNPRIKDFDLKFFCEMRPGLIGWCLINFAMALAEMKQQQLDAPSHAMILVNLFQLLYVVDGLWNEEAILTTIDLMHDGFGFMLAFGDLVWVPFTYTLQAYYLVNHPNPLSPLAVSVIVSLKLIGFYIFRKSNSEKNAFRRNPSDPKLSHLKTIPTATGKSLLVSGWWGVVRHPNYLGDLIMALAWSLPCGFSHLLPWYYMIYFIILLVHRDSRDMNECRRKYGSAWDEYCRTVRYRIIPRVY